CGGCCTAGGGCTACTTCTTCGCCGCAATCGCGGCATCGAAGGCGTCAGTAATGTCGGTGAGGTACTGCGGCTGGAACGGCTCGCCTTCGAGGAAGAAGGTCGGGGTTCCGCTCACCCCGAGCTTCTGGCCCGCGTCGAAGTCGAACTCGATCCGCTGCTGCGTCGCCGGGTCCTTCAGCGCGGCGTCGTAGGCTGCCATGTCGAGCCCGAGCTGCTCAGCGTAGCCGCGGAAGCGCGGGGCCTCAGAGTCGCGCTTCTCGCCCCACTCCCCGAGCGTCTCGAACATCAGCTTGTACATCTCTTCGAACTTGCCCTGCTGCGCGGCGGCCTCGACGGCGAGCGCAGCGGTCATCGAGTTCTGGTGCCCGGGGAGCGGGAAGTAGCGAATGACAAAGTTCATCTCGCCCGAGTATTCCTCACGCAGCTCTTCCATGACCGGGTAAATCTCACCGCACGCTTCGCACTCGAAGTCGAGGAACTCGACGAGGGTCGGCGCGTCGGGCCCAGCGTCGGAGAGCACGTGGGAGTTCTCTGCGACGACGGGAAGCGTGGCAGCCGGGCTACCCGAGTCTCCTGGCCGCGCGGCATCACCGCCACCGCCGGGGGCCGCCGCCGGCTTCCCCAGCGAGAGCACGATGATGAGAATGATCACGCCAACGACCACTGTCGGGATGGTGATGAGTGCCGCCTTCGCGGAGGTGCTCATGCGTTTGCGCTGCGCAGGCTCGGTCGTGTTCGTCATGCGTGATCCTTTCGGTTGGCGCCGGCGACCGTGTGTTCGGCCGCCCGGGCGAGGTATGCGTTGTATTCATCGAGGGCTTCGTCCTCCGCGCGCTGCCGGTGGCGCGCCCCGCGCATGTCGCTGCGCCGCCATTTCGACAGGGTCACGATGAGCACGATGATGAGCGGCAGCTGGCCGTACGTCCAGACGAGGCTGCCGCTGAGCGACTGGTCGAGCGCGCGGCTCACCGCCCACCCCTCGGGCTCCTCCGAGTACCAGCTCAGCAGCCCGCTCGCGCTTCTCAGCAGTACGAGGCCGAAGAGCGCGTGCACCTGCAATTCGAGAAACGCGCCCGCGAGCCGCACCCCGAACGACGGTTTCCGGGGCAGCGGGTCGAGCGCCCAGAGCGGCGCACCGCCGATCACGCCGAACACGAGCAGCAGCGCGAGCAGCGTCTGGTGCCCGCCGGGAACCGCCATGATCCAGCTGATCGCGTCGGTGAAGAACAGGCCGGGGAGAGCGATGACCGCGACGAGGATCGCGACGATCGGATGAAGCAGGATCCGGGCCGCGCGGGAGCGCTGCGCCGCGATCGCGGCTCGCAGTATCGGGATCCCGAGCCCGCGGTGCGGGGTCGCGCGCAGCAGCAGTTTTCCGGGCGACCCCATGAGCAAGAGCGGGGGCGCCGCGACGAGCATCGTGATCACCTGAAAGATGAGCGCGGTGATGAGGTCGCCTGCGTAGGCGTTGACGGCGAGCCCCGTCGCGGCAAACCAGGCGAGGCTGCCGAGCACGAACGAAATCGTGCCGAGTACGCTCCACCGCCGGCCCCTCACCCAGAGGGAGGCGGCACCGGCGAGATAGGCGACGAGGCAGCCGAGCGCGAGCCAGCCGAGCGGCGGAATGCGCGACGCGTCGACGGTAAACAAGTCTGTGAGCTCGAGCGTGCGCGCGGCAGCGTATTGGGTGAGGTTCACGTGGCGAGACGCCTTTCTCAGTGAGTGCGGAGAGCCGCGGTCGGAGAGGGGCGACGCGTTGGCGGAAGCCGGGTGCCGGGTCTACCGCCGTGATGGCTCGGGATCGCGGGGGCGCGCGTCACGCCCCCGCTCGTCGAGCGGGTGACTCAGGTTCGGCTGACGGAGAGCAGCAGAGTGAGCGGGAAGGCGCCCCCGCGCGGCGCATCGGGCCTCGGGGTGAGCCAGCGCGGCAGGCTGCGCCGCAGCGGCGCCCAGCCCAGCGTGCCGCGGACCGCGAGAAGCGCGATCGACGCGACGAGCACGAGCACGCACACCGCGCCGAACCCGAGCGCCTGGTCACCGCTACTCCCCGGCTCGCCGCGAAACGCGATGACGGTCTCCGTCACCGTCGCGGCGACAGCGGCCGATGCAGCGACGCTCGGCTCGGCATGCTGCTGGGCGGCGGAATTCACGGCGACGGGCGGAGCCGCGTCGGCTCCGTGGACGTGCGGGCCGAGAATGGACAGCGCGAGAAACGCGACGAATGCGAAGAGGAACAGCAGGCCGCGCGCCGACACCGGCGCAACGCTCGCCTCACCAGTTCGCATCGCTCACTCACCGCCTCACAGTCACGTTCACGCTAGCAGCGCCTCAATGAGTGCGGGCTGAGACGCCCCCAACGCACGGGGCCGCTAGCGCGGCCCAGCCTGCCGCAACCAGTCGAGGTTGACCCTGACGGCAATGTCTTCTGGCGCGATCTCCTCCCCAGCGGGCGTTCGCGCCGCGACCGTGACCGGCTCACCGGTCTCGCCGTCGACGAGCGCGAGCGGCCCGCCGGCTGCCTGCAGATGCTTGTTGCCCCACTGCATGAGGGCGAACACCGCGGGGAAGAGGTCGCGCCCCATCTGAGTGAGCAGGTACTCGTTCCGCGTGCGCTGCCCCGGTTCACGGTACGGGCGCTTCTCAAGCACTCCGACCTCGACGAGCTGCTTGAGGCGTGCCGCGGCAACCGCGTCGGTCACGCCGGCTCGCGCCGCGAAGTCGTCGAACCTGGTGGTGCCGTAGAACGCCTCGCGCAAGAGCACCATGGCGGTGCGGGAGCCAACCGCCTCCATCGCCTTTCCGATCGAGCACTCCTCTGTGCTCCACGAGGATCGATCGGCGAGCGGGCCTGAGAGCTTCACGGACATGCACCAATTCTACCGCCTGGCTTGTGGAAACAATAGTCAGCATCGTACCCTCTAGCTATGGACACACATAGCCAGCTCACCGCCGCTCCCCCGCGCGCAGCCATCGACGACTTCCTCACCGCCCCACCGTTCGAGACGCGCGAGGCCCCGCGCGAGCTGTGGGGTTTCGGGGGCCTGCACGGCGGTCTTGCCGTCGGGGCGATGGTCGCCGCGATGCGGGAGACGGGCGCCGAAGGCTCCCTCCGCAGCGTCTCGGGCAGGCTCCACCGCGCGGTTCGTGAGCCCTTCGCGATCGACGTCACCGCCGACGCCGAGACCCGCAGCACCGCCTCCCTGAGCGCAAAGCTGCGCCCGGTGGCGACTGAGGGCCCGGAGGGCCCGGGATCCTCATCCCCCACCGCTCCCCTCGCGAGCGCCACAGCCCTCTTCGGCAGCGACGCCCCCACCGCTTCCCCGGTGCTGCGGCCCGCCGCCCCTGCCGTGCCACCCTGGCACGAAGGCGGCCTCTTCAACCCGCCGCCGTCGTTTGTGCCCGTCGCCGAGTTCTACGAACTGCGCGTCACCGGAACGAACCGGCCGTTCGCGGGCGGCACCGACCCGGGCCTCACCGCGTGGGTGCGCCTGACCGCGGACGACCTGCCACCCGACGACCTTCGCCTGCTCTTCCTGGTCGACGCGCTCGCGCCGTCGTACGCGGCGATTCTGCCTGCGCCGCAGCCGATCCCGACGGTCGAGCTCTCCGTCCACTTCGCGGGAGGGCGGGCGGTCTCGCCGTGGGTGCTGATCGAGGCCCGAACCCCGATCGCGACAGCCGGCGGCTGGATCACGGAAACCATCAACGTGTGGGGCGAAGACCTCACCCACCTCGCGGAGGCCCGCCAGCTCAGGCTAGTGCGCCCGGCACAAGCATCGTAGGCTCAACCCAGATAGGCACATGAGAGGACAGCACATGAGAGACGCAGTCATTGTTGAAGCAGTACGCACCCCGGTGGGTAAGGGGCGCCCGGGCGGCGCGCTCGCCGACGTCCACCCCGTTGACCTCCTCGCGCACTCGCTCAGGGAGCTCATCGAACGTACGGGCGTCGACCCCGCCCTCATCGACGATGTGATCGGCGGCGTGGTCAGCCAGGTCGGCGAGCAGGGCGGCAACATCACCCGCCGGGCGACGCTCGCCGCGGGCTTCCCCGACTCGGTTCCCGCCACCTCGATCGACAGGCAGTGCGGCAGCAGCCAACAGGCCGTGCACTTCGCAGCCCAGGGAGTCATCTCGGGTGCGTACGACATCGCGATCGCCGCGGGCGTCGAATCAATGAGCCGGGTGCCGATGGGCGCCTCCGTCGCGGGTGCGGCCGATATTGATGGCGTCGCCCTCGCCGAGCGATACCCCGAAGGCCTCATCGACCAGGGCTACTCAGCCGAGCTCATCGCCGCGCGCTGGGGCATCACCCGCGAGCAGATGGATGGCTTCGCGATCAGCTCGCACGACAAGGCCGACGCGGCCACGCGCGCGGGCGCCTTCGACGCCGAGCTCGCGCCGCTCGCGGGCCTCACCCACGACGAGGGCATCCGAACCGGCAGCACCCTCGAGAAGCTCGCAACGCTGCAGCCGGCGTTTTACAACGAGCGGATGGCCGAGCGCTTCCCACAGATCGGCTGGAACGTCACCGCGGCGTCGGCGAGCCAGATCAGCGACGGCAGCGCCGCGATCATGGTGATGACGAGCGACATGGCGGCGAAGCTCGGGCTCACGCCGCTCGCCCGCGTGCACAGCTTCGCCGTGGCCGGCGCCGACCCGCTGTACATGCTCACCGCGGTGATGCCGGCGACCGAGAAGGTGCTCGCGCGCGCGGGCCTCTCGATCTCCGACATCGACAACTTCGAGGTGAGCGAGGCCTTCGCGCCCGTCGTGCTCGCGTGGGCGAAGGAGACCGGCGCCGACCTGTCACGCGTGAATGTGCGCGGCGGCGCGATCGCGCTCGGCCACCCGCTCGGCGCAAGCGGCGCACGCCTCATGACCACGCTCGTGCACACGCTCAAGGACACGGGCGGGCGCTACGGGCTGCAGACCATGTGCGAGGGCGGCGGTATGGCGAACGCCACGATCCTCGAACGTCTGTAGCGCGCTCACCGTCGCCCGTCGGCCCCCGCCGCCCACGCCCGCCACAGGCGAGCATACGCTCCCCCTGACTCGCGAAGCGCGGCGGGGGCTCCGTCTTCGACAATGCGGCCGCCGTCGAGTACGAGCACCCGGTCGCACCGCTCCGCCTGCGAAAGCCGGTGAGCGACGATGAGCACTGTCCGCCCTACGCAGGCGGCACGCACGAGGTCATCCAGCTCTCCGGCCCGCACAGCGTCAACGGCGGCGGTCGCCTCATCAAATACCAAGACGGGCGCCCCCGCGAGCAATGCCCGCCCAAGCGCCAGGCGCTGAGCGAGACCATCAGCGATGCCCTCATCAGGCACGACGTTGGTGTCGCCGCAGCCGACTCGCTCAGCAACGGCCCGAAGCTCCTCGTCAGGTGCCGACGCACGCGCAAGCCGGAGGTTGGCCCCCACAGTCTGAGCAAAGACGTACGGCTGCTGATCCACGATCGCAACAGCCCCGGCCGCCGCGTCTCCGCGGAGGGTCAATGGGTCGAACCCGTGGACTCGCACGCTGCCTGACGCGGGGGCCAGCTGCCCGGCGAGCACGCGTGCGAGGGTCGTCTTCCCCGCCCCTGAAGCTCCGACGACGGCAACAACCTGCCCGGGCTTGATCGCGACTGAAACGTCTCGCAGCGCTGTCACGTCACCCAGTTGAACCGACACGGAGGCGAGCTCTACAGCGCATTCGGCTGTTGTCGCGGGCGATGGCCTGAAGGCGTGCCCGTCTGCTCGGCGAGGGAGGGAACCGGTCGCGGGCGCAGACCGCGCCCCCGCGTCGACGAGGCCAACAATCCGGCGCAGGGCGGCGCCCGCCGCAAGGAGGTCGTCGGCGATGAGCAACAAACCGCTCATAGGGGCAAACAGGGCAAGCATCACGAGCATCGCCGTTGTGGCCTCGCCGAGAGTCACGACCCCGGAGCGGGTCAGCGCGAACCCGAGGAACAGCAGCCCGACGGTCCCCAGCATCTCGGCAAGGCCAAGCCGCAGAAAAAACCTGCTCTGCACGACGCGGATAGACAGTGCGGCACGCACCACTGCCCACGACCGGCGAGTAAACATCGCCGCGGCTTGCTGCTCCGATCCGTAGGCGCGAATCGCCTCACGCGCGTGTAAAGCTTCAAACAACCCCGAAGACCGTCGCGCGACAACCGCGCGCTCGACATCGTAAAGCCGCGGCGCGCGCCGCAGATACCTTCTGACGGCGAACCAGTACACGGGGGCGGTCAGGCCGACTACGAGCACAAATGCCGGATGGATGGCGACAAGACCAGCGAGTGACGCCGCGACCGCGGCAGCCGAGCTCGCGAGTTGAGGGATCGGCCCGGCCACGGCCTCCCGGAGCGCTTCGATGTCGTCGCTACCGCGAGACGCGAGCTCGCCCGCAGAAATGCCATCGGCCGTTTCCGCGGAGAGGTCGAGTGCGGCCACAAGCGCGCACTGCCGAACGCGTGTGAGCACGGATTCGAGCAGAAATGTGAGCAGAATGGCAGCCGTGGTTGCGAGCGCGGCTGCAATGATTAAGCCACCCATCGCGATCGCACCAAATGTCAACACTGCCGAGCCGTCCCCCTCCCCTGCGGCATCGACAATGCCACCAAGCGCAAACGGCAGGGCAAGGGCCGAGATTTCCGCGAGCGAAAACAGGAGGAGGGCAAGGACCAGGCGACGGCTACCGGGGCGCAGGAGAGTAAGCAACCACCGGCGCGCACGCCCCGAGGTCGATGGGGGCAACGCTGGCGTCATCTCAGGGCCTGCCTGTAGTCGGAGTTCTCGAGCAACTCATGGTGTCGACCAGATCGCGCTGCGCCACCCCACAGGTGGTGCACTCTGTCGGTCACCGCGAGTAACGCGGGGGCGGTCGTCACAACCAGCACGGCTCGCCCGGCAACGGCAGCTCGCAGTTTGGCCGCAATGCTCTGCTCGGTCACCGGGTCAAGCGCCGAGGTCGGTTCATGCAGCACAAGCACGGGCGCCGACGACGAGTAGGCGTGCGCCAGCGCAGCCCGTTGCAGTTCACCACCCGAGTGCGGGGTTCGCACCGAATGCGCGGCCCGTCGCTCGCTCTGCCCAGGCGCCGGCAATGCCGCCCCCGCGGTGTGCTTCGGTGCGACGAGCAGGTGCGCGCTGAGCGCGTCGGAGTCGAGACGTGAGGCGTCGGACCCGCCGAGCATGACCTTCCCAGCATCCTCAACCCCACAGCGCCGCAGCCCCGCGACAAGTTCGTGTGCGCGAGCGCTGTCCGTGACGACACCGACGACTTCGCCAGCCTGCACTTCGAACGACAGCATCGCTCGCGACGAATCGCTCCTCTCATCGGTCGACCAGCGCAGCGCGAGCGCAGGCGGCTCGCCTTCTGGCTCGAACTCAGACGTGCAAAGCTCCGCCCCGGTGGCCCGCGGCTCTGGCCGCGCTGGCTGCTCGGCAGACAGCGCGAGAACGCGCGTCGCCGATGCAAGCGCGGCGAGCCACACTGCCGCGAGGTTGATGGCGATTGCTTCAAGTGGGCCAATAACCAGCTGCACAAGCCCAACGACGATGACGAGCTGCCCCACGGAGATCGTGCCGGCCAGCGCGAGAAACGCTGCGGTGACAGCCACACCGACGACGAACACTGCGGATAGCGCCCGCGAGACGCCAACGAAACGCTGCTCGGCCGCCCGTGCCCGCTTCGTCGCAACGAGCGCGCGCTCATTTGCTGTGCTGTGAATCCCGACAGCCCAGGCACGGGCGCCAAAGCCTCGCAGCGTGTCGACGCCCGCGAGCGTGTCAGCGGCGACAGCGCTGACGCCCGCTATCGCTTCTTGCTCGACCGCTGTCCGCCTGAGGAAGGGCCGCCCAATGAACTCCATGGCGAGCACGAGCGCGAGCCCTCCGAGGAGCACGGCGCACCCGAGCGGCCACCAGATGAGGCCGAGCGCGATGGCTGCGTACGCGAGAGCAGTGACCTCCGCCACCGGGTACACGACGATGAGTACTGCGTGCGACAGTCTGGTCACATCAGACCCCGTGATCGCGAGTAGCTCGCCAACGCTGCGCGGCTGATTCAGCCCGGTCGGCGAAAGCAGCCGCTCGACAAGAGCGCGACGCAGCTTGTGCTGCACGCTCTCCACGGCGCGGAGCCCGAGCCGCGAGCCAAATTGCTGCGCAACGACGAGAACCAGAAAGTCTGCGACGAGCAAGCACGCCCAGAACACAGTGCCCCGGAGATCGCCCGTGGCGATCCCTCTATCGATCGCGACCCCAAGCAGAACGGGGACAGTGAACTCTGCGACCTGCTGCACGGCCATGAGCGCTGCGGCGCCCGCAGCGACCCCTGGCGACGCAGCAATGGTCTGGAGCACAAGTTGCCTGGGGCTGCGCACGCCGCTGAGCGCGAGCGCGCCGCCCCTCATACTCGCGTAACGGTGAAGAGCAGCTCGCCCCACCCGATCGCGCGGGCCTCGAAAGCCAGGCCGGCCGCCGCAACAACGGCCTCGAGTTCGGCCCTGGTGCGCAGCCCAACGCCCGTCAGGCAGAGCGCAGCGAGATCCTCCCCCGCGTCGTGATCGTCGATCTCGTCGATGCCGAGCAGCGTCTCGAATACAAGCAGGCGATCACCGGCGCTCGCGGCGCCCCGCAGCAAGTGCGCCGCGTCCTCATCCGGCAGATCACGGAGCGCACCAACAAGCAGCGTGGTGCCACCGCGCGCTGGCCAGGCGTCGAGCCCGGTTCCGTGCACAACTTGCACGCGGCCTCGGTGTTCCTCAGGAAGCACGGCAAGCTGGGCGGCAACACGAGAGGGGCGTTCGAGCAGTGTGACAGTGAGCGTAGGGTCGGCCTTGAGCGGGCCAAGCAGCACCGCAAGCGCCCCGTCACCGGCAACAGTGACGTGCTCGCCAGGCGCAAACTGCACCTCGGCCGCACCGAACGACGAGGCAACGTAGCTCAGCTCATCGGCCTCCTGCGCGATGATTGCCGCATCGAGCGCCGGATCACGGTCGCGCGCCGCCCCTCGTTCACCGCGGTCGGGTCGACCGCTGCGAACGACGGCGAGCAGGTCGGTGAGCGCGAGCTGTTCCCGCGCAAGCGGGTCGCCAAGGTCAAGACCGTGAGTCTCGCTCTCGTCATCGAGCACCCCGCCCTCGCGAGTCAGCTCCCAGCCCGTGTCGCTGTGCTCAAGCAGATCAATCGTCGCAAGGTACCGCAGGAGCTTCGCGAGCGCCCGCGGGTCGGCGCCGAGGCGCTCCGCGAGTTCGCCCGTTGTCCGCGGGCCACCCCGCAACGCAGGCCCGACCCCGAGTGTCGCCGCGGCCCTGAGCGCGAACGGAGGCACGAGGTCGGCGAGGTGGTGCAGGTCAACACCCTCCTCTTCGCCTGTGTCGATGTCGAGGTCCTCGCCCGCAGGCGCCCGCCAGTAGCCGGTAACCTCAACCCGGTCTCGTTCCAGGCCACGCTCTTTCCGCAGGTAGGTACGAATCGGGCGAAGCACACCTGTCTCCCCTGCAAACCAGCAAAACGGTTCGCCGGGACGCCACGGCTCTCCAAGAACCGCGTCGATAAGCACGGTCGACCGGGCTGCAGGTACGCCGTTGCGATGCAGCCAGCGAACCTCCATCCCCGACGGGTGGGCGATCTCGAATTCGCTGTCGGAGTCATCAACCTCGAGCAGGGCGACGCCCTGCGTCTCCGGCGGCATCGTTTCGAGCCAGCGGGCGAGTGCGGGAAGCGCTGTGTCGTCGCCGCCGATGAGGAGCCAGTCTGCCCCCGCCGGATGCAGCCAGGCCATCTTCGGGCCCGCAATATGGATCTCAGAACCGGGCGCGACGGTTTCGGCCCAATCCGTCGCGACTCCACGCGAGTGCCGGGCGAAGTCGAGCGTGAGAACACCCTCTTCAGGGTCGAAGTCGCGAACGGTGTATGTGCGTGACTCTGCCCGCGGATCGCGTGGCCAGTCGATAAAGCGGTCGCGCTGTTCGGGGAGGCTGAGCTTGCCAGTCTCAGGGTCGGGGTAGAACAGCTTGAGCTCGTCGTCAAAGCCGTCAGAAGCAAACGGCGGCAGTGTAAACCCGCCGCGCTCGCCGCCCGCGAGCTCCGGGCCCGTGAGCTCGACACGGCGCATCCCCGCGCTGATGTCATAGGCGCGGCGCACGGTGAGCGCACGCAGGCTGATTGGATAGGTGACCTGTGGTCTGATGCTTTTCGCCATGACTCGTGACTTCCAGTTACTTCACGACGGCTTCGAGCTGCGGCACCATCCGGTCGAGCACCCACGGGTGGCTCAGCGGCGTCGGGTACGCAAGCGGCGACGCGACGTCGTCACCGAGAATTCCGTAACGCCCCTCCTTCACCGCAGGCAACTGCTGAAACAGCGCATTGGCTTCGAGCGCCGACTGAGTGAGGATGCCTTCGTCGCCGAAGGGGTACCCGACGAGCAGCACGTCAGCGTCGAGCATGTCGATGTTTTCAATGCTCACCGCGTTATTCGCATCCGAGAACTTCGATGCCTGTTCCGGTAGCACGAACCCCAGGTCCGTGAAGAAGCTCACGTCGCTTCCCTCATAGGTGACGTAGCTGATCTGCGAGGGGTGCATCACGGCATAGGTGAGCGTTGCGCCCTGCCACTTCGGGTGAGCCTCAGACGCCGCCGCGAATGCGCCCTCAACGTCCGCCACAACCTCGGCCGCCCGGTCTTCGAGGCCGAGGGCCTTGCCTGCGAGCAGCGTCCGGTCTGCCCAGGTGAGGTCGGTGAGCTCTTGCCCCTTCCCCCACGTCACGACGGGCGCAATCTCGGCGAGCTTCTCGTAGTCATCGTCGAGCGTCCACCCGCTCGTCGCGAGGATCACGTCGGGGTCAGCTGCTGCGATCGCAATGTAGTCCGTTCCATCAGTTGAGTCGTACGTCTGAAGATCGATGTTGTCGGCGGCGAGCTTCTCTTCAGTCCACGGCTCAAATGCGTTGTCGGCGTAGCGCGACGACAAGATCGGTTCGACGCCGAGGGCGAGGGCGATATCAAGGTCAACCGCGTCGATCACTGCGACCTTGGTCGGCTTCGTTTCGATCGTCGTGGTGCCCCAAGGGTTTTCGAGAGTCATGGGGAAGCCCTTGGTCGCTTCGCTCGTGGAGCCGCCCGCCAATTCGCCCGATGGGCTGCAGCCGGCAAGGAGCGTCAGTGCCGCGATTGCGGCAATCGCAGCAGCGGCGCGTGTCTTCGTCGTGGTCATTCTTTGCCTTCTTTCGTTCACAGTGGGTTCGGCGCTGTCGCCGGGCCTGGGCGGGCTCGGCCGCGAGGAAGTATGAGGGGTGCGCCGGTGTCGGGGTCGTGAATCACGCGGGAGGCGAGCCCAAAGACATCGGCGACAAACGACTCGGTGACAACGTCGTTCGGCGGGCCGACAGCAGCGATCTCGCCCGCCTTCAGCGCGACAATCCGGTCGGAGTATGCTGCCGCCTGTTCGAGGTCATGGAGCACCAGGAGCACGGTCTTGCCGTGGTCGTGCTTCAGGCTTGCAAGCAGTTCGAGGACCTCGATTTGGTGGGCAATGTCGAGAAACGTTGTCGGTTCATCGAGCAGCAGGATGGGCGTTGTCTGCGCAAGGACCATCGCAATCCACACACGCTGGCGCTGCCCGCCCGAGAGAGAATCAACCGGTCGGCCGGCAAACTCTGCAGTTCCCGTCACGTCAAGCGCCTGAGCGACAGCGTCAGTATCCCCCGCAGCGCCGCGACCGAGCGATCGCCCGTGCGGATGCCGCCCACGCCGCACGAGGTCTGCGACGGTGATGCCTTCAGGGGCGAGGGGCGACTGCGGCAAGATGCCGAGGCTGCGGGCGACCTCACGTGTCTTCATTCGATGAATGTCCGAGCCGTTGAGCGTCACCGACCCTGTCGAGAGCGGTTGGATTCTGGCAAGTGCTTTGAGCAGCGTTGATTTGCCGCTGCCGTTCGGGCCAACGAGCGTGGTGATCTGGCCCGTCGGGATCTCGAGTTCAAGATCGGAGAGCACAGCATGCTTGGAGTACTCGACGCTCAGCCCGTCTGCGCGGAGCGCGGGAAGCGCGGGGGTCATACCGTTGCCTTTCTTCGTACGAGCAGTGCGATGAGCACCGGCGCCCCAAAGAGCGCGGTGATTGCTCCGGTGGGCACCGGGCTGATGAGGGGCATGGTCTGAGCCGCGATGTCGGTCGCGCACAGCAGCACCGCCCCAACTAGGCCAGCGGCCAGTGGCGCGTCTGGGACGCGGAGGAGACGGGTTGCGATCGGCCCAGCAACGAGCGCGACAAACGCGATCGGGCCGGTCACGGAAGTGACGACGGCGGCGAGCATTGTCGCGAGCAGAAGCGCTGCGAACCTCACGACGGGCACTCGAACTCCGAGGCCCGCGGCGAGCTCGTCACCGAGGGCGAGGTCGCCAAGACCGCGACGGATCCAGAGCACCAGGGCGACTCCAACACAGAGCGTACAGGTAAGCAGCGCAACGTCTCGCTCATTCGTGCCATTCAGCGAACCGATCAGCCAGCGCATGGCTCGCTGCGTGCTGGCGTCGTCGAGCCTGGTCACTACGAACGTGATGATCGCGCTCGCACAGGCTCCGACTCCGATCCCGATGAGGATCAGCCGGTAGCTCTGCACGCCTCCTCGCCAGCTCAGGCCGTACACAATGAGTGACACGACCAGCGCGCCGAGCATCGCACCGCCCTGCACCCCGAGGCCGGTCGCGCCGAACCCGGCGATGACGAGCATCGCGCCCGCACCAGCACCGGAGGAGATTCCGATGACGTCGGGCGTGGCCAGCGGGTTGCCGAACAGCCGCTGCGCGAGAGCGCCGGAGATGCCAAAGAGGGCGCCGCCAAGGAGCGCGACGAGGCCACGCGGCAAGTTGGTTCGGCGCACAACATAATCAGCCAATCCGTCGCCCGCCCCGAACGCCGCCGGAATCACCCGGTCAGGCTCGATCTCGGCGTCACCCGTGAGAAAGAGCTGGACCGCGACGAGCCCCACGGCGACAATCAGGCAGACGGCGAGCACAAGCCCTCGCCACAGTCTCGCCGCACGCGCGTTCGCGCGCATGGTCACCGCGGTGTCACGGGCCGCGTTGCTCCGCGGGCGCATCGTGGTCGGACTCATGCGGTTCCCCTCCCCCGTCGGCGCGCAAGCGCGACAAAGAACGGCGTTCCGACGACGGCCGTCATGATGCCGACCTCGAGTTCGCCGTGGCCGGGAACGAGCCTGGCGGCGACGTCAGCTGCGCAGAGCAACAATGCGCCGGTGAGCATCGAATAGGGCAGCACCCAACGGTGCTCCGTTCCCACGAGCATGCGCGCCAGATGCGCCCCGACGAGCCCGACGAAGGCCACGGGCCCAACGGCTGCGGTCGCGGTCGCGGCGAGGAGCACCCCAACGCCCGCCGCCCACAGGCGCGTCGGCCCCACACGCACCCCGAGCCCGGCCGCAACCTCGTCACCGAGAGCGAGTGCGTCAAGTGAGCGACCGAGCGTGACCGCCAACCCCAGTGCAACAAGTGCGAACGGCAGTAGCTCACCAAGCACAAGACCACGCCCCACGAGTGACCCAACCGACCATGAACGCAGACTCGAGTACACCGCTTCGTCACGCACCGTCAGCAGCGTCACCAAGCTCATGAGCAACGCCGCGACGGCGGCTCCGGCGATCACGAGTGAGATCTCCCGCGAAGCGGTGGTCGTTGCACGACTGATGAGGGCGACTGACGTGGCCGCGACTGCTGCCCCTGCAAGTGCAAA
This portion of the Leucobacter komagatae genome encodes:
- a CDS encoding ABC transporter transmembrane domain-containing protein, with protein sequence MRGGALALSGVRSPRQLVLQTIAASPGVAAGAAALMAVQQVAEFTVPVLLGVAIDRGIATGDLRGTVFWACLLVADFLVLVVAQQFGSRLGLRAVESVQHKLRRALVERLLSPTGLNQPRSVGELLAITGSDVTRLSHAVLIVVYPVAEVTALAYAAIALGLIWWPLGCAVLLGGLALVLAMEFIGRPFLRRTAVEQEAIAGVSAVAADTLAGVDTLRGFGARAWAVGIHSTANERALVATKRARAAEQRFVGVSRALSAVFVVGVAVTAAFLALAGTISVGQLVIVVGLVQLVIGPLEAIAINLAAVWLAALASATRVLALSAEQPARPEPRATGAELCTSEFEPEGEPPALALRWSTDERSDSSRAMLSFEVQAGEVVGVVTDSARAHELVAGLRRCGVEDAGKVMLGGSDASRLDSDALSAHLLVAPKHTAGAALPAPGQSERRAAHSVRTPHSGGELQRAALAHAYSSSAPVLVLHEPTSALDPVTEQSIAAKLRAAVAGRAVLVVTTAPALLAVTDRVHHLWGGAARSGRHHELLENSDYRQALR
- a CDS encoding siderophore-interacting protein, whose protein sequence is MAKSIRPQVTYPISLRALTVRRAYDISAGMRRVELTGPELAGGERGGFTLPPFASDGFDDELKLFYPDPETGKLSLPEQRDRFIDWPRDPRAESRTYTVRDFDPEEGVLTLDFARHSRGVATDWAETVAPGSEIHIAGPKMAWLHPAGADWLLIGGDDTALPALARWLETMPPETQGVALLEVDDSDSEFEIAHPSGMEVRWLHRNGVPAARSTVLIDAVLGEPWRPGEPFCWFAGETGVLRPIRTYLRKERGLERDRVEVTGYWRAPAGEDLDIDTGEEEGVDLHHLADLVPPFALRAAATLGVGPALRGGPRTTGELAERLGADPRALAKLLRYLATIDLLEHSDTGWELTREGGVLDDESETHGLDLGDPLAREQLALTDLLAVVRSGRPDRGERGAARDRDPALDAAIIAQEADELSYVASSFGAAEVQFAPGEHVTVAGDGALAVLLGPLKADPTLTVTLLERPSRVAAQLAVLPEEHRGRVQVVHGTGLDAWPARGGTTLLVGALRDLPDEDAAHLLRGAASAGDRLLVFETLLGIDEIDDHDAGEDLAALCLTGVGLRTRAELEAVVAAAGLAFEARAIGWGELLFTVTRV
- a CDS encoding ABC transporter substrate-binding protein; amino-acid sequence: MTTTKTRAAAAIAAIAALTLLAGCSPSGELAGGSTSEATKGFPMTLENPWGTTTIETKPTKVAVIDAVDLDIALALGVEPILSSRYADNAFEPWTEEKLAADNIDLQTYDSTDGTDYIAIAAADPDVILATSGWTLDDDYEKLAEIAPVVTWGKGQELTDLTWADRTLLAGKALGLEDRAAEVVADVEGAFAAASEAHPKWQGATLTYAVMHPSQISYVTYEGSDVSFFTDLGFVLPEQASKFSDANNAVSIENIDMLDADVLLVGYPFGDEGILTQSALEANALFQQLPAVKEGRYGILGDDVASPLAYPTPLSHPWVLDRMVPQLEAVVK
- a CDS encoding ABC transporter ATP-binding protein; protein product: MTPALPALRADGLSVEYSKHAVLSDLELEIPTGQITTLVGPNGSGKSTLLKALARIQPLSTGSVTLNGSDIHRMKTREVARSLGILPQSPLAPEGITVADLVRRGRHPHGRSLGRGAAGDTDAVAQALDVTGTAEFAGRPVDSLSGGQRQRVWIAMVLAQTTPILLLDEPTTFLDIAHQIEVLELLASLKHDHGKTVLLVLHDLEQAAAYSDRIVALKAGEIAAVGPPNDVVTESFVADVFGLASRVIHDPDTGAPLILPRGRARPGPATAPNPL
- a CDS encoding FecCD family ABC transporter permease, translated to MSPTTMRPRSNAARDTAVTMRANARAARLWRGLVLAVCLIVAVGLVAVQLFLTGDAEIEPDRVIPAAFGAGDGLADYVVRRTNLPRGLVALLGGALFGISGALAQRLFGNPLATPDVIGISSGAGAGAMLVIAGFGATGLGVQGGAMLGALVVSLIVYGLSWRGGVQSYRLILIGIGVGACASAIITFVVTRLDDASTQRAMRWLIGSLNGTNERDVALLTCTLCVGVALVLWIRRGLGDLALGDELAAGLGVRVPVVRFAALLLATMLAAVVTSVTGPIAFVALVAGPIATRLLRVPDAPLAAGLVGAVLLCATDIAAQTMPLISPVPTGAITALFGAPVLIALLVRRKATV